ctctAGGAATTTTCCCTTCATTTGGGGTAATAACAAACATTCTTGTATAGTTGCACCCTTTAAACATTCTGTTGTAAAATTGTACGTGTTTAAGAAGATTGTGAATTCTTTGTATTGGAAGCAATAAAAAAGGGTTCCATTATACCCtggtactttttttttcttttgttcggCGAGCTTTTTCTGTAGGAACCAACATCCTTATATGCCTGCATGCTGACTTACCCTGAACAACATTAACGTCTAGTGAGCATGGGCATAGGATTTTACATCTGTTGCTGAATTACAAGTAAAGGACAGTTTGAGACATCACACACACATTTGGTATACCAGGTATGTTTGCCTAACTACACCTGATTCAACAAGAATCACAGATTTGACCTTTTACTTTGTTTCTTTAGCTACATTGTTGCTTAACAATTAAAGATCCTGATCCACATAAACTTTTTCCTCAAACTCTTGTTAGAACATTTACAAAAAATGAAGATTTGAGCCGTAAACAATACTTGATTCTTTATTGATCATTTTAGAGACCGAACTTTTAATTATCAGCATGAGACAGCCACTACTAGTACATTGTAGAGGGTAGAACTCTTTTTAGCTCCTCAAATTGTATTAATTAAACAGAAAGCAAATAATACGACTGCATGTCAGCCAATTGAAGACATAAAGGTTGGCAAAGTAGAACCTATTTTACTCACTGCTTAGTCGATTATGGTTCTGATTTCACATTATAGATTTATATATACTAGCTAATCACCATATCTAAATAAATGATGAGCTAAATTCAACTACTACAACCACCTGGTATAAATCCTAGCTTCTTTCCTGCAACATTATAAATGACTTTGATAGTCTGTTGTTGCCTATTCCCAAGAATTGCCACATCTGTGTCATCTTGGTTTCCAGCAAAAGCCAGACATATCTGTTCAATTGGACCAACTAGGAGTCCATAAAAATTTACGTCAAGATCCACTCCACCTCTGAAATTCAAAATTATCTTTGGAACACTGACTACGTCAAAACTAGTTAGATTATAACAGGTATCAAGTAATCTAGTAGGTGTTGTTAATGGATACTGAGACATGAAACTTCGGAAGCTTGATCGTAATGCTGCATAAGCTGAAGAAGGTAAGCGACTGATTACTGTTCCTGAATCAATAATAGTTCCCGATGATGCAAAAACAGATGCCGCTATTGCCAGTTTGGTTCCTCCGACTGTTATCGATGTCATATCAAGAAAGTAAAATGATGGGCCTTTAGAGTTGGTCAGTAAAGGTGTGAATTTGGTGGAAGATATCTTATCCTTTTTATCATTTCCAAGTTTAAGGTATCCAGTTGAGCTTACTGAAGATGGAAGACAATATGAAAAAACTTGACGATATTGTCTAGCAGTTTGAGAGATCAGAGAAAGCCTGTCTCTTCCAAGTCCAAGCAAACCAGCAGTTTTACCAAATAAACCACGATTGTTTTGGCCACAGCCGAAGCGAAAATTTCGAAAAACATCCCTTGAGGTTAAAGTAATTTTTTCAGAACCAAAGTATCCAACTGAGTAAGACTGATCGCCATATTGAATTCCATAGACGCAAGTAGAAGAACTACATCTAGGTGTAAGTGAGGTGGCTGACCGAAGTTGGGCACATTCAGTTGAGTTACAAGAAATATTTGAATAAGTTTTTGATTGTGAAGGATCAAATACTGGTTGTTCTTGCTCGTGACATGAAACCACACACGGCTTACACTGAATCCAACTGAAATCACTACCGGTATCGAAGATAAGCGAGAGATCTTTCTTGGGTGTTCCAAATCCAACATTTACATAGTAATTACCAATACTTAATGGTATACCTGATTTTGCTGGGATTGAGGAAACTTTGGAGTCTTTTCTACTTGGGAAGTATTCAGAGTTGttttcatttttggaaaattttgactGAATATAGTTTACCCTTATTTGGTCTTGAAGTAGGTAGTTTTCTAGAATTTTGCCACCAGATTttggtatatcttcttcattctGGTTGAGTGGATGAGAATTTGAGCAGTGATGTTTTCTGTGAACTATTTTCATTGAAGATTTCTCACTTTGAGCACCTGATATCATAAAGGAAAGTCATTAGTACCACATATGCTTAAACACAATTACTTTTAAAATTGTGTTAGCGCCCACCCCTATTCGGGCACCCTTTTAAAATTTGCATTAGCATAACTATTTTCACTAAATTAAGACGACAGTGTAAACTTAACTTTTACTGAACAATTAAGTGGGAAAAGAATAATTAAGAGGGAAGTATGTATATAACCTTGCATGGAAGAggtggtggaagaagaagaagaagcatcaGATGAACAATCAAGCAATGCATCATTCAAAAGTGAGCTTCCTTTCATAACATGGAAATGACTTACTCTTTCCTTCTCATGAGTTGAAATCTCTGAAGAACTACAGCAAATGATACAGAAAAGAAGTAAGGTAATACTTCTTGAGAGAAGAAATACTCTCAAAGTACAAAACATACTCATTTCTCTCAAGTTATTTTTTTACTTCCGTCTCTGCTGCATATATAAATATATCTATCCATATAGATTGTGTGGCGTTCTATTTATTGATGAGGATAATACTCATATGGACTACAGTTAAAACGCATATTATAAACTTGAGGAATTTTTAGAAACaagtttgttaggatttttaGTTGCCCACTTTGAGAAGCAACAGAGTTAGATGATTGAATCCCCCACTAAAACCAGACCAAAAGAAAGGAGACAGAGAAACTAAGACAGAAAAAAGATCCCcactataaaaaataaaaagtccACTAAAAGTTGACTTTATAATGAGAGCTATTCGGGTTTTAAGGCAGTCATCGACCCGATTCTGTGTTTGCACCTTGTTTTCTAGGAATTACTAGGTAGTCCAGGAAACCCAGTACCGGTTACTCTCTAATCCACCCCTAGAATaaaattatccgctggtccaaaaatatgtttttggaccagaatatttattccctagtccaaaacgtgcgggtcacacaagacaagtttttcaaaagtaccaaaaatacgctttctgcaactccacgaacaaatcaaattcagtttctttctcttttttttcatctcagatttgtttctctttggttttctctgctcctgcgttttggttcatcacagtatctggtagcgtctttcaattaggctcatcacagctattatctcgtaaatcatatgtgcttcgaaatcagattcgaacaaggtatttatctcgtaaatcatcttcctctgctgttgttcttggaatgttgatggataattaggtttattctgatctgatttctatcagaatagttgtctatgatgtacattgttatctttcttttatgatttcagttttgtgatgatttacattgttcaattcagttttcgttcgatttacattgtgatttttgtgtgtttcaattaggtatcttaaaatcgaattaggttaatctcagattcgaacaaggtatgttactataatcaccttttctctgctgatgttctgttttagtttctttgtaatctgatataggtttgttttactgtattttttgatataggtttgttttgttagatagatcgtgtagtaattttgtattctctttttgatatagctgcagttcttctatttatagaagatgaaactcaaaacatattgatatgttgtaaaatatattctacatgttacataccaatacgtactgcatatagcctgcaaatatatcttactaaaatacagtagatgccaatacatatcaatatgtataacgtataggaattcagagacttagttattctacatgttacatatcaatacgtactacatatagcctgcgctcttagtatgtatcgtgcaatacagtagatgccaatacatatcaatatgtataacttatatccattcagagacttagttaattttttgatcatttacagggttaacatgtctgacgttgctcccaaaccagacttctccatctattctcatgtataccataagcaatatcattttgcatatgaggttacatcgttttcaactttagaggatttgaaattttgcatctgtaatatgtggagctggttgactcaccgacagtatgaactttgcatgcaatcttatccgacagtatgaactttctgaagaatgattttgtgtcaggtatgtatttcagtcagatacatattaatgtcttaattaagtaagtttgatacaatacaatgtacttttaagcaagtagtgttctgatttctctttttcttttatcacaggctttaacgtgcagcagaatgttatatcgatgatgttgccagattccttttccacaattctttcctctagcccttgttctattctaccgtttttctttttgattttgtcagtaccaactgaatttggttaataagcatttcatttacagtacatacattacaagtgtactgaaaatactgtttttgttgtttcttagaacatcttttggtttttgaaacattataagtctatcaaaatgtagttattgtagttattttcgaataatgaaatatgttgttaagtctatcaaaatgtcagtatctatcaccagtagtgaagtatttacatactgaagtattttctggttatgcatcagttttttttagatgcataatacattatgcattatttttgttttagctgcataatgtcttatgcattactttttttcacttttctggttatgcgtcagtttttttagatgcataagacattatgcattattttgttttagctgcataatgtcttatgcattacttttctcacttttctggttatgcatcagttttttttagatgcataagacattatgcattaattttttttttgctgcataatgtcttatgcattacttttctcactttttctggttatgcatcagtttttttagatgcataagacattatgcattattttgttttagctgcatgttgtcttatgcattacttttttcacttttctgatttatggatttttatgcacgtgcataatgtcttctgcatcattttgtttagtgcataagacattatgcattattttgttttagctgcataatgtcttatgcattacttttttttcacttttctggttatgcatcagttttttttagatgcataatacattatgcgttatttttgtttta
The nucleotide sequence above comes from Papaver somniferum cultivar HN1 chromosome 8, ASM357369v1, whole genome shotgun sequence. Encoded proteins:
- the LOC113302282 gene encoding aspartyl protease family protein At5g10770-like — translated: MSMFCTLRVFLLSRSITLLLFCIICCSSSEISTHEKERVSHFHVMKGSSLLNDALLDCSSDASSSSSTTSSMQGAQSEKSSMKIVHRKHHCSNSHPLNQNEEDIPKSGGKILENYLLQDQIRVNYIQSKFSKNENNSEYFPSRKDSKVSSIPAKSGIPLSIGNYYVNVGFGTPKKDLSLIFDTGSDFSWIQCKPCVVSCHEQEQPVFDPSQSKTYSNISCNSTECAQLRSATSLTPRCSSSTCVYGIQYGDQSYSVGYFGSEKITLTSRDVFRNFRFGCGQNNRGLFGKTAGLLGLGRDRLSLISQTARQYRQVFSYCLPSSVSSTGYLKLGNDKKDKISSTKFTPLLTNSKGPSFYFLDMTSITVGGTKLAIAASVFASSGTIIDSGTVISRLPSSAYAALRSSFRSFMSQYPLTTPTRLLDTCYNLTSFDVVSVPKIILNFRGGVDLDVNFYGLLVGPIEQICLAFAGNQDDTDVAILGNRQQQTIKVIYNVAGKKLGFIPGGCSS